A stretch of the Alnus glutinosa chromosome 6, dhAlnGlut1.1, whole genome shotgun sequence genome encodes the following:
- the LOC133871708 gene encoding uncharacterized protein LOC133871708 — protein sequence MGELKLFAILSHKIWLRRNKVVFGGPVQSPSCLLKCAKDLLGDYRRSLVEAAVPVNRSSLVFSRWSKPAAGTIKINWDASLDVKKKIMGVGIIARNSMGLVKAAMCTVLPYIQNPSMAEAIGARRVVEFAREMGFSSIELEGDSREVVLALGSSEQFCGFYGNIVMETWLLLGLFPCWRITHVGCDGSKAAHCLAKLDVSQYSQHVWVDVCPSVVLDIVCAEQL from the coding sequence ATGGGGGAGTTGAAACTATTTGCGATCCTATCCCATAAGATATGGCTGAGGAGAAATAAGGTGGTGTTCGGGGGTCCAGTTCAATCTCCCTCCTGTTTGTTGAAATGTGCCAAAGATTTGTTGGGTGATTATCGAAGATCTCTTGTGGAAGCTGCGGTACCGGTGAATCGAAGCTCTCTTGTTTTTTCTCGGTGGAGTAAACCAGCTGCAGGCACCATCaaaattaattgggatgcaTCGTTGGACGTCAAGAAGAAAATCATGGGGGTGGGTATTATAGCTAGGAATTCTATGGGCCTAGTGAAGGCGGCGATGTGCACAGTGTTACCTTATATCCAGAATCCTTCTATGGCAGAAGCAATTGGTGCTAGGAGGGTTGTTGAATTTGCTAGAGAAATGGGTTTCTCCTCGATTGAGCTTGAGGGTGATTCTAGGGAAGTTGTTCTGGCTTTGGGGAGCTCAGAGCAATTCTGCGGCTTTTATGGGAATATAGTAATGGAGACTTGGTTGTTGTTAGGTTTATTTCCATGCTGGAGGATTACTCATGTGGGATGCGATGGGAGTAAGGCTGCTCACTGTTTGGCTAAGCTAGATGTCTCCCAGTATAGTCAACATGTGTGGGTTGATGTTTGTCCCTCAGTTGTATTGGATATTGTATGTGCTGAACAGCTTTAA